From Dietzia sp. ANT_WB102, a single genomic window includes:
- a CDS encoding hydrogen peroxide-inducible genes activator, with protein MADQRFVPSLMQLRVFLAVAERLHFRSAAEELGMSQPSLSQALATLEDGLGLHLIERSTRSVLVTPAGHRLLPYARAAVSAMNAVADAAAGSDGPLFGSLRIGVIPTVAPYLLPGLLPALGERFPDLLPRVVEDQTARLLDGLRSGVIDLAIMAVPTDAAGVAVTPLYNEPFALLVPADHELAGQDGLPLEILVDQPLLMLDEGHCLREQTVELCRRVSAPVLGRGESRAASLSTAVRCVAGGLGVTIVPESAVGPETQDPGIAVARFADPVPGRTIGLVLRTATAGGEAYAEFGRVVTEVAVDRFDATPV; from the coding sequence ATGGCCGATCAGCGGTTCGTTCCGAGTCTCATGCAGCTCCGAGTGTTCCTCGCCGTGGCGGAGAGACTCCACTTCCGGAGCGCCGCTGAGGAACTCGGCATGAGTCAACCCTCGCTCTCTCAGGCACTTGCCACCCTGGAGGACGGCCTCGGTCTCCACCTCATCGAGCGCAGCACTCGCTCTGTCCTCGTCACGCCCGCTGGCCACCGGCTCCTTCCGTACGCACGGGCTGCGGTGTCCGCAATGAACGCGGTGGCTGACGCGGCGGCGGGAAGTGACGGTCCGTTGTTCGGCTCGCTGCGAATAGGGGTCATCCCGACGGTAGCGCCCTATCTGTTACCAGGGTTGCTCCCCGCGCTGGGTGAGCGATTCCCCGACCTGCTGCCGAGAGTCGTCGAGGACCAGACGGCCAGGCTTCTTGACGGTCTCCGCAGCGGCGTGATCGATCTGGCGATAATGGCCGTTCCCACCGACGCTGCGGGCGTGGCAGTTACGCCGCTGTACAACGAGCCCTTCGCGCTTCTCGTGCCCGCAGATCACGAACTCGCGGGTCAAGATGGCTTGCCGTTGGAGATCCTCGTCGACCAACCGCTGCTTATGCTCGACGAGGGGCACTGCCTGCGGGAGCAGACCGTGGAACTGTGCCGACGGGTCTCCGCCCCCGTGTTGGGTCGAGGGGAGTCGCGTGCCGCATCTCTCAGCACCGCCGTTCGGTGCGTGGCGGGCGGTTTGGGAGTGACGATCGTTCCCGAGTCGGCAGTCGGTCCCGAGACACAGGATCCTGGGATCGCTGTGGCGAGGTTCGCTGACCCCGTCCCGGGTCGGACAATCGGGTTGGTTCTCCGTACCGCCACGGCGGGCGGGGAGGCCTATGCCGAGTTTGGTCGTGTCGTGACCGAGGTCGCGGTTGACCGGTTTGACGCGACCCCGGTGTGA
- a CDS encoding DUF3159 domain-containing protein has product MGGIRGLVYSSIPILVFVPINGFWGLTTAIWGALGVAVAMLAWSLGRRENPQPAISGFLGVAICVFIAWRTGDAKGYFLYGIITQAVYGAAFAISALVRWPLVGVIWGFLDGRGMAWRRIPSARRWYTVATSFWAGLFAIRAVLQYALYLNDEVNWLGAARIGMGWPLALVAFLGTIWAVRRASVHEKGSEYKSVPDTGACADPEDGAGMP; this is encoded by the coding sequence ATGGGCGGAATCCGGGGACTGGTCTACTCGTCGATCCCGATCCTCGTTTTTGTTCCTATCAATGGATTCTGGGGCCTGACGACGGCCATCTGGGGCGCGCTTGGCGTCGCCGTGGCGATGCTCGCCTGGTCGCTAGGACGTCGGGAAAACCCGCAGCCGGCGATCTCGGGATTCCTCGGTGTGGCAATCTGTGTGTTCATCGCCTGGCGGACCGGGGACGCGAAGGGGTACTTCCTCTACGGCATCATTACCCAGGCCGTGTACGGCGCGGCCTTCGCAATCTCGGCGTTAGTCCGCTGGCCCTTGGTCGGGGTGATCTGGGGTTTTCTTGACGGAAGAGGGATGGCCTGGCGTCGCATCCCCTCGGCCCGTCGCTGGTATACCGTGGCGACGTCGTTCTGGGCAGGACTTTTCGCGATCCGGGCCGTCTTGCAGTACGCGCTCTACCTCAATGATGAGGTCAACTGGTTGGGCGCTGCGCGTATCGGAATGGGATGGCCATTGGCTCTCGTGGCGTTCCTCGGAACGATCTGGGCGGTCCGGCGGGCGTCCGTACACGAGAAGGGATCGGAGTATAAGTCTGTCCCGGACACCGGGGCCTGTGCCGACCCAGAGGACGGCGCTGGCATGCCGTGA
- a CDS encoding peroxiredoxin, producing MALLTIGDQFPDFELTALKGGDLRAVNAQQPEDYFETITNQSYEGKWRVIFFYPKDFTFVCPTEIAAFGKLDEDFQDRDTQILGGSIDNEFAHFNWRATNDDLKTVPFPLLSDIKHELIRALGVENADGVADRATFIVDPDNVIQFVSVTPDAVGRNVDEVLRVLDALQSSEVCACNWQKNDPTKNIDKMEMLQEGIK from the coding sequence ATGGCTCTTCTCACCATCGGCGATCAGTTTCCCGACTTCGAACTCACCGCGCTCAAGGGCGGTGACCTGCGGGCCGTTAACGCCCAGCAGCCGGAGGACTACTTCGAGACCATCACCAACCAGTCCTACGAGGGCAAGTGGCGCGTGATCTTCTTCTACCCGAAGGACTTCACGTTCGTGTGTCCGACTGAGATCGCCGCGTTCGGCAAGCTCGACGAGGACTTCCAGGACCGCGACACGCAGATTCTCGGGGGCTCGATCGACAACGAGTTCGCACACTTCAACTGGCGCGCGACCAATGACGACCTCAAGACCGTGCCGTTCCCGCTGCTGTCGGATATCAAGCACGAGCTGATCCGCGCCCTCGGAGTCGAGAACGCGGACGGCGTCGCCGATCGCGCGACATTCATCGTCGACCCGGACAACGTCATTCAGTTCGTCTCGGTGACCCCGGACGCCGTCGGCCGTAACGTCGACGAGGTGCTGCGCGTCCTCGACGCTCTCCAGTCGTCCGAGGTCTGCGCCTGCAACTGGCAGAAGAACGACCCCACCAAGAACATCGACAAGATGGAAATGCTGCAGGAGGGCATTAAGTGA
- a CDS encoding carboxymuconolactone decarboxylase family protein, whose protein sequence is MSIENLKSGLPEFAKDLKLNLGSLARSTELSEQQLWGTFLATAAATRSATVLSEIADEAREHLSDEAFNAALGAASIMAMNNVAYRAKEFLGNDYTQVRMGLRMNIIANPGVEKADFELWSMAVSTINGCENCTAAHDDVIRKEGVTKEQAWEAVKIASTISGVAQAVEIDANL, encoded by the coding sequence GTGAGCATCGAGAACCTGAAGTCCGGACTCCCCGAGTTCGCGAAGGATCTCAAGCTCAACCTAGGGTCACTGGCGCGCTCGACCGAGCTGAGCGAACAACAGCTCTGGGGAACGTTCCTCGCGACCGCCGCCGCCACACGGTCGGCGACCGTCTTGTCGGAGATCGCCGACGAGGCACGCGAGCACCTGTCGGATGAGGCCTTCAACGCCGCTCTCGGCGCCGCCTCGATCATGGCGATGAACAACGTCGCCTACCGCGCCAAAGAGTTCTTGGGCAACGACTACACCCAGGTCCGCATGGGCTTGCGGATGAACATCATCGCGAATCCAGGCGTGGAAAAGGCCGACTTCGAACTCTGGTCGATGGCCGTGTCCACGATCAACGGCTGCGAGAACTGCACCGCTGCTCACGATGACGTCATCCGCAAGGAGGGCGTCACCAAGGAGCAGGCGTGGGAGGCAGTGAAGATCGCCAGCACGATTTCCGGTGTCGCACAGGCCGTCGAGATCGACGCGAACCTCTGA